The bacterium genomic interval TGACGGCGCAGGATACGCTGGTGACGATCCGGACCGCGCGTCGCATCCTCGTCTTCTCCGCGCCGCGTGGGACGTGGACGACACAGAAGCGTCTGCTGCGCTGACTCGGAATGCGCTCGTTCGGGTGCGTTCCGCGTCGTGCGTTCGGGCGCGGGCTGCCCGGAGCGCCTCGAACTCGAGGGGCTCGACGATCTTCGAGGCGCCCCGTGCCTCGCGCTTCGGGTCCAGCCGGATCCCCGTCGCGTCGCCCACGCGATCGAGACCGTCGAAGCAGCCGACGATCGAAGCCGCCTGGGCCGTGGCGCTTTCGCCGACCGCGGGGATCAGGGTCCGTGCGCCGCCGGGTCCGCCGCTCAGACGGCCTCGATTCGGGCCACCCGCCAGTCGCGTCCCGCGCGGCTCTGCGCCTGGGTGCGCGCGCCGGCTTCGCTGTTCGAACGGACCTGGAGCGTCTTGCTCTGGGGCCGGTCGAAGCGAATCAGGCGGACGCGGTAGGACCGCATCTGCGTGTCCCAGGTCCGGGGCATCGCTGCGGCGGGCTCGTTCGTCTCGTTCAGGTCCAGGGTGTGCTGCTCATCCATCGCATCGTCCTCCGATGCATCTGGGTCGTCGGAGCCCCGCTCCGGGGACCGTCGATCTACCCACCGACGCCCCTTTGCTTCCGCTCTGCCGATCTGCGAGGTGCCGTTCCCCGCGGGCCAGACTCGAGCCGCGGGAGCCCCGAGGTTCCCCCGCTTGACGATTGCGGCGAATGGCCCACTCTACGCCGCACCCCCCCACAGATCGCTCCACACAGGAGCCCGCCGCCGCGGACCGCGCGTCTCGAACGCCTGCAGAGCCGGCCTCCAGGGGTCCGCGCCGAGCATCGCCCGACTCGTGCGAAGCGCCCGTGCGCGCGGAGTCCGACGTCCGACGGACCGCAACCTGCGGAAGGGCTGGGAACATGGCCGCCAAGAAGAAAGCCGCGAAGAAGAAGGCCGCTGCGAAGCCCAACGGCTCCGGCGGGAAGAAGGACGTCAAGTACGACGAGAAGGCGATCCAGACCCTGGACGCCCTCGAGCACATCCGGCTGCGGACCGGCATGTACATCGGCCGCCTCGGCGACGGCACGAATCCCGTCGACGGCATCTACGTGATGATGAAGGAAGTGATCGACAACTCGATCGACGAATTCATCATGGGCGAAGGCAAGAAGATCGAGATCTCCCGCGACGACAAGACCGTCGAGGTCCGGGACTTCGGTCGCGGCATTCCCCTCGGCAAGGTCGTCGAGTGCGTGAGCCAGATCAATACCGGCGGCAAGTACAACGACGACGTCTTCCAGTTCTCCGTCGGCCTGAACGGCGTCGGCACCAAGGCGGTCAACGCGCTCTCGTCGGACTTCGAGGTGAAGAGCGTCCGCGACGGCAAGTACAAGCAGGCGAGCTTCGTCCGCGGGAAGCTCAAGAAGGAGAAGGGTGGGAAGTCGAGCGAGCCGAACGGGACCTACATCCGCTTCACCCCGGACGAGGAGATCTTCGGCGACTACGCCTTCCAGGAAAACTTCATCGAGCACCGCCTCCGCTACTACGCCTACCTGAATCGCGGTCTCAAGCTCCAGTACAACTGCCCGCCGCGGAAGGACACGTTCCAGTCGAAGGCCGGCCTGAAGGATCTGCTCCTCGACGAGCTCGGGGAAGCGCAGCCGCTCTACGAGATCGCGACCGGGGACGGGGACCACTTCGAGATGGCCTTCACCCACGGCAACGCCTACGGCGAGTCCTATTTCTCGTTCGTGAACGGCCAGTACACGAACGACGGCGGGACCCATCAAAGTGCGTTTCGCGAAGGCTTGCTCAAGGGCGTGAACGAGTTCTCGAAGAAGAGCTACGCGGGCGAGGACGTGCGCGACGGAATCGTCGCGGCCATCAGCGTGAAGCTCCAGGATCCCGTCTTCGAGAGCCAGACGAAGAACAAGCTCGGTTCCGCCGACGTACGGAGCTGGCTCGTTCCCGCGGTCAAGGACCAGGTGATCCGCTGGCTCCACGCCAACAAGAACGAGGCGAAGGTCCTCCTCGAGAAGGTCGCCCTCAACGAGAAGGTCCGGAAGGAGCTCTCGGCGATCAAGAAGGATGCCCGGGAGCGCGCCAAGAAGGTCGCGATCCGGATCCCGAAGCTCACCGACTGCAAGTTCCACTACGACGATCCGAAGGCGAAGCGCCGCGAGGACACGACGATCTTCCTCTCCGAGGGCGACTCGGCGGCGGGCGTAATGGTCCCGACCCGCGACGTGTACACCCAGGCGATCTTCTCGCTCAAGGGCAAGCCCCTCAACTGCTACGGGCTGAAGCGCGATGCGATCTACAAAAACGAAGAGCTCTACAACATCATGCGCGCCCTCGGAATCGAGGAGAGCCTCGAAGGGCTTCGGTACAACCGCGTCGTGATCGCGACCGACGCCGACGTCGACGGGATGCACATCCGCAATCTGCTGCTCACGTTCTTCCTCCGGTACTTCGAGGATCTCGTCCTGAAGGGGCACGTCTACATTCTCGAGACGCCGCTTTTTCGCGTCCGGAACAAGAAAGAAACGCGCTACTGCTACACCGACGCCGAGCGCGACGAAGCACTCGAGGCGATCAAGGGTCCGGAGGTCACCCGGTTCAAGGGCCTCGGCGAGATCAGCCCCAAGGAGTTCGGCCAGTTCATCGGCGACGGAATTCGACTCGTGCAGGTCAGCGTCGGCTCGATGGGTGAGGTCGAGAAGAGTCTCGACTTCTTCATGGGCAAGAACACGCCGGCCCGCAAAGAATTCATCGTGGACAACCTTGCTACGGACGTTCTTTGAACGTCCTTCGCAACATCGTCCACGACGATCGTGAGACTCTTTTCCTTGCGGTCGTCTGAGCTTGCTCGATGGAGTGGAAGAGGCCAGTTCGGCGCACCCTGGGTCGGGACGCCATGCATCTTGTTCGCGGCGCTCGTCGCTGCTGATTCGAGGGGAATGAATCGATGAGCCAACTCGAGAGCTTGATGAAGGACCACTTCATCGAGTACGCGAGCTACTTCATCCTCGATCGCGCGATCCCGGAGCTCCGAGACGGTCTGAAGCCCGTCCAGCGCCGGATCATGCACACGCTGTTCAAGATGAACGACGGCCGCTTCCACAAGGTGGCCAACGTCATCGGCGACACGATGAAGCTCCATCCGCACGGGGACGCGTCGATCGGCGATGCGCTCGTGGTCCTGGCGAACAAGGACTACTTCATCGAGCGCCAGGGGAATTTCGGCAACGTCCTGACGGGCCACCCCGCCGCCGCGCCGCGCTACATCGAGTGCCGACTGACCGATCTGGCGCTCGAGACCATGTTCCATCCGGCGCTCACCGAGTTCGTCGACTCCTACGACGGTCGAAACCAGGAGCCCGTCGTCCTCCCGACCAAGCTCCCGGTCATCCTGATGACCGGCACGGAAGGGATCGCGGTCGGGATGTCGACCAAGATCCTGCCCCACAACCTGCCGGAGATCTGGGCGGCGCAGATCGCGATCCTCAAGAAGAAGAAGTTCAAGCTCTTCCCGGATTTTCCGCAGGGCGGTCTGATGGACGTCTCCGCCTACGAGGACGGTGCGGGCAAGGTCGACCTTCGGGCGAAGATCGAGTCGCGCGACAAGAAGACGGTCGTGATCCGTGAGATCCCCTTCGGCACGACGACCGAGAGCCTGATCGCCTCGATCGAGGCGGCGGTCCAGAAGGGGCGCGTCAAGCTCTCGTCGATCGACGACTTCACGACCGACAAGGTCGAGATCGAGCTCTCGATCGCCCGCGGCTCCGACGCCAA includes:
- a CDS encoding type IIA DNA topoisomerase subunit B — translated: MAAKKKAAKKKAAAKPNGSGGKKDVKYDEKAIQTLDALEHIRLRTGMYIGRLGDGTNPVDGIYVMMKEVIDNSIDEFIMGEGKKIEISRDDKTVEVRDFGRGIPLGKVVECVSQINTGGKYNDDVFQFSVGLNGVGTKAVNALSSDFEVKSVRDGKYKQASFVRGKLKKEKGGKSSEPNGTYIRFTPDEEIFGDYAFQENFIEHRLRYYAYLNRGLKLQYNCPPRKDTFQSKAGLKDLLLDELGEAQPLYEIATGDGDHFEMAFTHGNAYGESYFSFVNGQYTNDGGTHQSAFREGLLKGVNEFSKKSYAGEDVRDGIVAAISVKLQDPVFESQTKNKLGSADVRSWLVPAVKDQVIRWLHANKNEAKVLLEKVALNEKVRKELSAIKKDARERAKKVAIRIPKLTDCKFHYDDPKAKRREDTTIFLSEGDSAAGVMVPTRDVYTQAIFSLKGKPLNCYGLKRDAIYKNEELYNIMRALGIEESLEGLRYNRVVIATDADVDGMHIRNLLLTFFLRYFEDLVLKGHVYILETPLFRVRNKKETRYCYTDAERDEALEAIKGPEVTRFKGLGEISPKEFGQFIGDGIRLVQVSVGSMGEVEKSLDFFMGKNTPARKEFIVDNLATDVL